One segment of Desmodus rotundus isolate HL8 chromosome 6, HLdesRot8A.1, whole genome shotgun sequence DNA contains the following:
- the SCRT2 gene encoding transcriptional repressor scratch 2: MPRSFLVKKIKGDGFQCSGVPAPTYHPLETAYVLPGARGPPGDNGYAPHCLPPSSYDVDQKPGLELAPAEPPYPPAAPEEYSDPESPQSSLSARYFRGEAAVTDSYSMDAFFISDGRSRRRRGGGGGDAGGPGDAASAGGRAGRAGAPAGGGHRHACAECGKTYATSSNLSRHKQTHRSLDSQQARKCPTCGKAYVSMPALAMHVLTHNLRHKCGVCGKAFSRPWLLQGHMRSHTGEKPFGCAHCGKAFADRSNLRAHMQTHSAFKHYRCRQCDKSFALKSYLHKHCEAACVKGAEPPPPPPAGPAS; this comes from the exons ATGCCGCGCTCCTTCCTGGTAAAGAAGATCAAAGGGGATGGCTTCCAGTGCAGCGGGGTGCCAGCCCCCACTTATCACCCTTTGGAGACCGCCTACGTGCTGCCTGGCGCCCGGGGGCCGCCCGGGGACAACG gttACGCCCCGCACTGCCTTCCGCCCAGCAGCTACGATGTGGACCAGAAGCCAGGCCTGGAGCTGGCGCCCGCCGAGCCCCCGTACCCGCCGGCGGCGCCAGAAGAGTACAGCGACCCCGAAAGCCCGCAGTCCAGCCTGTCGGCGCGCTACTTCCGCGGGGAGGCGGCCGTGACCGACAGCTACTCCATGGACGCCTTCTTCATCTCGGACGGGCGCtcgcggcggcggcggggcgggggcggcggggacGCGGGGGGCCCGGGGGACGCCGCGAGCGCCGGGGGACGCGCGGGGCGCGCGGGGGCACCTGCGGGCGGTGGGCACCGGCACGCGTGCGCCGAGTGCGGCAAGACCTACGCCACGTCCTCGAACCTGAGCCGCCACAAGCAGACGCACCGCAGCCTGGACAGCCAGCAGGCGCGCAAGTGCCCGACGTGCGGCAAGGCCTACGTGTCCATGCCCGCGCTGGCCATGCACGTGCTCACGCACAACCTGCGCCACAAGTGCGGCGTGTGCGGCAAGGCCTTCTCGCGGCCCTGGCTACTGCAGGGCCACATGCGCTCGCACACGGGCGAGAAGCCCTTCGGCTGCGCGCACTGCGGCAAGGCCTTCGCCGACCGCTCCAACCTGCGCGCTCACATGCAGACGCACTCGGCCTTCAAGCATTACCGCTGTCGCCAGTGCGACAAGAGCTTCGCGCTCAAGTCCTACCTCCACAAGCACTGCGAGGCCGCCTGCGTCAAGGGAGCCgagccgcccccgccgcccccagcCGGCCCCGCCAGCTGA